In Anas acuta chromosome 21, bAnaAcu1.1, whole genome shotgun sequence, one genomic interval encodes:
- the DNALI1 gene encoding axonemal dynein light intermediate polypeptide 1, whose amino-acid sequence MIPPPDSLLRYEPPMLVSRRSEKRSPEARPLKGTPQTPPQPGPVPQPRPRPAASAAAAEGRQPQELLNAILPPREWEEDKQLWVQQVSSVPSTRLDVVQLQEQLDLRLQQRQARETGICPVRRELYSQCFDELIREITINCAERGLLLLRVRDEIQMTIAAYQTLYESSTAFGMRKALQAEQGKHDMEKRIAELEEEKRELERQVNEEKAKCEAIEKRENERRQIEEKKHTEEVQFLKRTNQQLKAQLESIISK is encoded by the exons ATGATCCCGCCGCCGGACTCGCTGCTGCGCTACGAGCCGCCGATGCTGGTCAGCCGCCGCAGCGAGAAGCGCTCCCCGGAG GCCCGCCCGCTGAAGGGGACCCCGCAGACGCcgccgcagcccggccccgtcccgcagccccggccccgtcccgccgcttccgcggccgccgccgagggcaggcagccccaggagctgctgaacGCCATCCTGCCGCCGCG GGAGTGGGAGGAGGACAAGCAGCTGTGGGTGCAGCAGGTGTCCAGCGTGCCCAGCACCCGCCTGGACGTCGTGCAACTCCAGGAGCAGCTGGacctgaggctgcagcagcggcAGGCGCGGGAGACCGGCATCTGCCCCGTGCGCAGGGAGCTCTACTCGCAGTGCTTCG atgaaTTAATCCGTGAAATTACAATTAACTGTGCGGAGCGAGGACTACTGCTGCTTCGAGTCAGGGATGAAATCCAAATGACAATTGCTGCTTACCAGACGCTGTATGAGAGCAGCACCGCATTTGGCATGCGGAAGGCACTGCAAGCCGAGCAAGGCAAACATGACATGGAAAAAAGA ATTGCAGAGCTAGAAGAGGAAAAGCGGGAGCTGGAAAGACAGGTGAACGAAGAGAAAGCGAAATGTGAGGCTATTGAAAAACGTGAAAACGAAAGGCGCCAgatagaggaaaagaaacacactGAAGAGGTTCAGTTCCTGAAGCGAACAAATCAACAGCTGAAG gctcAACTTGAAAGCATCATTTCAAAGTAG
- the SNIP1 gene encoding smad nuclear-interacting protein 1: protein METALLLWGERRCCYGDSATALEAALLLWRSRPVRLPKAHAPRGATGRPGGSPPGQGRKRSSLPAVAAGGGAMEEAAEQRRRPERQHRAEQRRRGGEVTVKAEKRSPRRSASRSARGGSQSPPADERRGGRGGSSRSPKRRSRAGRRSRSPRGRRSRSPHHGAVKVKQERDEHPRRGNEERKQKYPSEQEHRRDRSGDRDRHRDHADRRKNPSERPGGRGHERERDAQNIREQQAEREFYNERRREHRQNNEGSSVDQNPELGQSDNKPKDKAAVKKEKPSFELSGALLEDTNTFRGVVIKYSEPPEARIPKKRWRLYPFKNDEFLPVMYIHRQSAYLLGRHRRIADIPIDHPSCSKQHAVFQYRLVEYTRADGTIGRRVRPYIIDLGSGNGTFLNNQRIEPQRYYELKEKDVLKFGFSSREYVLLHESSDKSEANTKDDDEEEEKEEESDS from the exons ATGGAAACGGCGCTGTTGCTATGGGGGGAGCGGCGCTGTTGCTATGGAGACAGCGCCACCGCCCTGGAGGCTGCGTTGTTGCTATGGAGATCCCGCCCCGTGCGTCTCCCTAAGGCGCATGCGCCGCGCGGAGCTACCGGACGCCCCGGCGGAAGTCCTCCGGGGCAGGGCCGGAAGCGGAGCTCACTTCCGGCGGtggcggccggcggcggcgccatggaggaggcggcggagcagcggcggcggccggaGCGGCAGCACCGGGCCGAGcagcggcggcgcggcggggaggTGACGGTGAAGGCCGAGAAGCGCAGCCCGCGGCGCTCCGCGTCCCGCTCGGCGCGGGGGGGCAGCCAGTCGCCGCCGGCCGATGAGCGGCGGGGAGGCCgcgggggcagcagcag GTCGCCCAAGCGGCGGAGCCGGGCCGGCCGCCGGAGCAGGTCCCCGCGCGGCAGGCGGAGCCGCAGCCCGCACCACGGCGCGGTGAAGGTGAAGCAG GAGCGAGACGAACATCCTCGTAGAGGAAATGAGGAGCGAAAGCAGAAATACCCATCAGAGCAGGAGCACAGGCGAGACAGAAGCGGTGACAGAGATAGACACAGAGATCAcgcagacagaaggaaaaatcccAGTGAAAGGCCTGGAGGTCGAGGCCACGAGCGAGAGAGGGATGCTCAGAACATACGTGAGCAGCAAGCAGAGAGAGAGTTTTATAACGAGAGAAGGCGAGAGCACCGGCAAAACAACGAAGGGAGCAGCGTTGACCAGAATCCAGAACTCGGGCAGTCTGATAACAAACCAAAAGACAAAGCTgctgtaaagaaagaaaaaccaagcTTTGAACTGTCTGGGGCCCTTCTGGAGGACACCAACACCTTCCGAGGGGTTGTGATCAAGTACAGCGAGCCCCCCGAGGCTCGGATCCCGAAGAAGCGGTGGCGCCTCTACCCTTTTAAAAATGACGAGTTCCTCCCAGTCATGTACATCCACAGGCAGAGCGCTTACCTGCTGGGCAGGCACCGCAGGATTGCAGATATCCCCATCGACCAcccctcctgctcaaagcagcacGCTGTGTTCCAGTACCG GCTTGTGGAGTACACTCGTGCTGACGGAACGATCGGCCGGAGGGTCAGGCCGTACATCATCGACCTCGGCTCTGGCAACGGCACGTTCCTCAACAACCAGCGGATCGAGCCTCAGCGTTACtatgaactgaaagaaaaggatgTGCTGAAGTTCGGGTTCAGCAGCAGGGAGTACGTTCTCCTCCATGAATCTTCAGACAAATCTGAGGCCAACACAAAGGACgatgatgaggaggaggagaaggaggaagagtcTGACAGTTAA